In Vitis vinifera cultivar Pinot Noir 40024 chromosome 17, ASM3070453v1, one genomic interval encodes:
- the LOC100257028 gene encoding heparanase-like protein 1, with the protein MGFRFFLFLFLATLPAFLAQEFEDAIIKVDGATTVAETDANFICATLDWWPHDKCNYNHCPWGYSSVINMDLSHPLFAKAIEAFKHLRIRIGGSLQDQVLYDIGSLRSPCHPFRKMNDGLFGFSKGCLRMSRWDELNRLFSQTGVILTFGLNALYGRYQIRKGAWAGVWDSSNTQNFIKYTISKGYQIDSWEFGNELSGSGVGASVNAEQYGKDLINLKAIINKLYNNSNVKPLLVAPGGFYEQDWYAKLLQVSGSSTVNVVTHHIYNLGAGVDPNLVSKILNPHYLSRVEETFKSLDKTLQTWGPWASAWVGESGGAYNSGGHLVSNTFVNSFWYLDQLGMASKYHTKVYCRQTLIGGNYGLLNTTTLVPNPDYYSALLWHRLMGKGVLAVDSTASPFLRSYAHCSKGKAGITLLLINLSNQTTFQINVENSMNLNLFVKKTTMYRGSAFMRGLKKSASWIGSKADEQLFREEYHLTPKDGYLRSQTMVLNGMPLELTDDGNIPSLNPVRLNLNAPIFINPLSIAFIAFPNFDAPACA; encoded by the exons ATGGGATTCCGCttcttcttatttctttttcttgctaCCCTCCCTGCGTTCTTGGCTCAAGAATTTGAAGATGCAATAATTAAAGTTGATGGGGCTACAACAGTTGCTGAAACTGATGCTAACTTCATCTGTGCTACTCTGGATTGGTGGCCTCATGATAAGTGTAACTACAACCACTGTCCATGGGGATATTCATCTGTAATAAATATG GACTTGTCTCATCCTCTTTTTGCCAAGGCAATTGAAG CTTTTAAGCATTTGAGAATAAGAATTGGAGGTTCTTTGCAAGACCAAGTATTATATGATATCGGATCTTTGAGGTCCCCTTGCCATCCTTTTAGAAAGATGAATGATGGATTATTTGGATTTTCGAAGGGATGTTTACGCATGAGTAGGTGGGATGAGCTAAACCGCTTGTTCAGTCAGACAGG AGTAATTCTGACATTTGGGTTGAATGCACTCTATGGGAGGTACCAGATTAGAAAAGGCGCATGGGCCGGAGTTTGGGACTCAAGTAACACTCAGAACTTCATAAAGTACACTATTTCCAAGGGATACCAGATTGATTCATGGGAATTTG GTAACGAGTTGAGTGGAAGTGGAGTTGGTGCAAGCGTTAATGCTGAACAGTATGGGAAGGACTTAATCAACCTTAAAGCTATCATCAATAAGCTGTATAATAACTCGAATGTCAAACCATTACTTGTAGCACCAGGAGGATTCTATGAACAGGATTGGTATGCTAAGCTTCTTCAGGTTTCGGGTTCAAGCACAGTCAATGTTGTGACACATCATATCTATAATCTGGGTGCAG GTGTAGATCCCAATCTTGTGAGTAAGATACTGAATCCCCATTACTTGAGCAGGGTAGAAGAAACATTCAAGAGCCTTGACAAAACCCTTCAAACCTGGGGCCCTTGGGCTTCTGCTTGGGTTGGAGAATCTGGTGGGGCTTATAACAGTGGTGGTCATCTGGTGTCTAACACCTTTGTAAACAGCTTTTG GTACTTAGATCAGCTTGGAATGGCATCCAAGTACCACACTAAAGTTTATTGCAGGCAGACTTTGATTGGTGGAAACTATGGTCTCCTCAACACAACCACTTTAGTTCCCAACCCTGATTATTACAG CGCCCTTCTGTGGCATCGACTCATGGGAAAAGGTGTACTTGCTGTTGATAGTACTGCCTCACCATTTTTACGCTCTTATGCCCATTGTTCAAAAGGGAAG GCAGGCATAACTTTACTCCTGATCAATTTAAGCAACCAGACCACATTCCAAATCAATGTTGAGAACAGCATGAACCTCAACTTGTTTGTGAAGAAGACAACCATGTACAGAGGAAGTGCTTTCATGCGTGGTCTCAAGAAATCAGCGTCATGGATCGGAAGTAAGGCAGATGAACAATTATTCAGAGAAGAGTATCATCTAACTCCAAAAGATGGGTACCTCAGAAGCCAGACCATGGTTCTAAATGGGATGCCCTTGGAGCTTACTGATGATGGAAACATCCCAAGTTTGAACCCAGTACGCCTTAATCTGAATGCACCGATATTCATCAATCCATTGTCCATTGCATTCATTGCATTCCCCAACTTTGATGCCCCAGCTTGTGCGTGA
- the LOC100251894 gene encoding uncharacterized protein LOC100251894 — protein sequence MASTPSKSQILSLFRSLLRTARDFSDYNIREYTKRRTIDGFRHNRHVSDPSSIAAAYSDAESQLQIARRQVIVYSLYVPKLKSVMEIKHA from the coding sequence ATGGCATCAACACCTTCGAAATCTCAAATCCTCTCTTTGTTCCGCTCTCTCCTCCGCACAGCACGCGATTTCTCGGACTACAATATTAGAGAATACACCAAGAGGCGTACCATCGACGGGTTCCGCCATAATCGCCACGTCTCCGACCCTTCCTCAATCGCCGCCGCCTACTCCGATGCCGAGTCTCAGCTCCAGATTGCCAGAAGGCAGGTCATAGTCTATTCGCTTTACGTTCCCAAGCTCAAGAGCGTCATGGAAATTAAGCACGCTTGA
- the LOC100246765 gene encoding SNAP25 homologous protein SNAP33, with the protein MFGLKKSPLHKFAKHNSVDPGYPHSSSTNPFDSHDDLDGKKALKPSRRTSSEPMLTTQPNPNPFDDDVGKGSSSSSSNFLLSSERNKYKNDFHDSGGIENQSVQELENYAVYKAEENTKMVNNCLKIAEDIREDATKTLVTLHQQGQQITRTHMNAADIDHDLSRGEKLLGSLGGIFSKTWKPIKTRPITGPITTRDDLSYRKGSHMEQREKLGLAPAPKGRLATRTPPPEPTNALQKVEVEHAKQDDTLSDLSNLLDELKYMAVDMGTEIESHNRALAPMEDDVDVLSIRIKDGNQRARRLLGK; encoded by the exons atgtttggtttgaAGAAATCCCCCTTGCATAAGTTTGCTAAGCATAACTCAGTTGACCCTGGATATCCTCATTCTTCTAGCACCAACCCTTTTGATTCTCATGATGACCTTGATGGCAAGAAAGCCCTTAAACCCTCAAGAAGGACTTCTTCTGAACCTATGCTAACTACACAACCTAACCCCAACCCGTTCGATGATGATGTGGGAAAagggtcttcttcttcatcttcaaattttcttctttcatcaGAAAGAAACAAGTACAAGAATGATTTCCATGACTCAGGAGGAATAGAGAACCAATCTGTGCAAGAGTTGGAGAACTATGCAGTATACAAGGCCGAGGAGAATACAAAGATGGTCAACAACTGCCTGAAGATTGCAGAGGATATAAGAGAGGATGCCACTAAGACTTTGGTCACCTTGCATCAGCAGGGTCAACAAATTACCCGGACCCACATGAATGCTGCTGACATTGATCATGATCTCAGTCGG GGTGAGAAGCTTCTGGGAAGTCTTGGAGGAATCTTCTCGAAGACCTGGAAGCCAATAAAGACCCGCCCAATAACAGGGCCTATTACCACAAGAG ATGATCTGTCTTACAGGAAGGGCAGCCACATGGAACAGAGAGAGAAGTTAGGATTGGCTCCTGCTCCCAAGGGACGGTTGGCTACAAGAACACCACCTCCTGAACCGACCAATGCACTGCAGAAAGTTGAG GTGGAACATGCAAAGCAAGATGACACACTTTCAGATTTAAGTAATCTATTGGACGAGCTGAAGTACATGGCTGTTGACATGGGAACTGAAATTGAAAG TCATAACCGAGCCTTGGCTCCTATGGAGGATGATGTGGATGTGTTAAGTATCAGAATTAAAGATGGGAATCAACGTGCTCGTCGTTTGCTTGGCAAGTAG